The Culex pipiens pallens isolate TS chromosome 2, TS_CPP_V2, whole genome shotgun sequence DNA window TCACGGTTTTCGTCAATGTCGGATATGTCCTGATAGGTGGCGGACAGAACCTCAATGGCGTTGCTGTGAAACTTCAGCTCGATCATGACAAAGTCCATCAGCAGGTTCTTCAAGTCCAGCAGCTTCTGCTTCTCGAACTTGGACACGATTTCCTCCATTTCTTTAAGACTCTTGGTCACCTCCAGGTTGGACTTCATCAGCTCGGCATCCTTGGCCGTCTTCTTGCCCCGGTTGTTCCGCGCTCTGGCCTGGTCCAGCTGCTTGCGCTTGGCCAGTTCCTTGTCCCGCACCACGATGGCATCCTTGACGCTGTCCTTGCAGTGTTTGCACACGATTTCGTACTGGGACAGCTCGGAAACGATCCGGTTCTCCAACCGCTTCACCTCCAGGTCCTGGAAGTCCCCGATCAGCGTGATGGCCTTCGACAGGCTGGACAGCCCGGTGGCGAGCGATTTGTTGTACTTCTCCGAGCCCGAGTAGTCCTGTGTTACGTGGGCCAGCTCGTCGGATTTGTCCCGCAGCCGGGCCAGCTTACGCGTGAACTCGGCAAAAGCTCCGCAAAGCTCGCCAAAGTGCTTCTCTACCGTGCTGATGCGGTCCAGGATAAACTTTGATTGCTCCTCGCACAGCAGCGTGCTGGTGTTGTTGTGTCTTAACATGATTTTAGGAAGATGAACTtgcttcaaattttatgtttttgagacTAAATTTAGGGAGACTTTCTAAAATTTGTCTTTTTAGTCACTTTTGAAACTTGTTTGTGTTCATTTTTTGTTTGGGCACATTTCCTGGCGGCGTTGCTAGGATACGTGAACCGTTGTCACGTGGTCAATAGGGTGACCAATATATTGTGTGATGTGATAgattcatataaaaaattaccGGATCTTGTTAATATGTAGCTACAAAGGATGTTTTTATTTCATGTcacaatattttaaacttttcacataaaacattattttttaaagtcacacTCAAGAAGTTCTTAAAATCCTGTGTGTCCACTCTGCATCTTGATCTGTTTTGCCAGATAGCAAGCGAAGAAGATTCCAAAgaactgaaaaaaggaaaaaaaatcaaattaaccatCCTCAAATACCACTCAAATAATGCAATCCCACTCCCAACCTGTATCACGGCCAGCACGATTCCGGCCGCTCCTAGGCTGACGGCGTGCGATTTGATGAACGCGCCGAACGAGGTGATGCAGCCGGTTTGGCGCAGCGTTTTCTTGTCCGGCATGTCCGGGCAGGTGACCATTCCGATGGCGCCGGGCGAGCTGGACGCCGCAGCCGCAGCAGTCGAACTGGGGATGATAATGAGTGGGTTTAGTgattttcacgctcaaaaacaGCAATTTACATTTAAGGAacgtaaaaattgttaaaatagccACTTGAATATTGTGTAATATTTACAGACCTTAccataatattgaatttttaaccctttttagtcttgatttaaaaacatgaaaatatcgttttcaaaaaaatcggaaaatttcacgaatgtttcatattttaaccacAGAGTAGGTAATTACTctgtgttttaacattgtaaatcggaccattcgttGATGAGATATTGacccttgcactgtaacttggattttgccCGCAGTTTTTtgtcgcacttttgacaacaagaattcgaaaaactaggcaaccagtagttgtttgtttacactgccagtcgcagtttccaccaaactggacattcgcactttaaaattgcgattgacagctgaaagcactttgatcattttttaggaaatttaaattttcccaaggcagtttgacaagtcgcaatagtgcgatcgatagcaataatttagtgcgaagtccaagttatggcctatctacaatcactttacTTAGAATAGTTAAGTTGCGTAGAACAGATAAATTGCTTAGAAATAGTACGTAACTTACTGTCGtcatctacaatcaacttaGCAAATTTGCTGGGCTGTTATACGATGCTatacagttgtttgtttacctttgatatagaAACGTCAACTTGCCgtaggttttgaaattttccaaaccatacgtcaagtcACCAATTTGCTTACTTTATCATTGTGGAAGATCAGATTCCTTTGCATGGATTCAAATTCCTACGCTAAGTACAATTTTCTAAgtaaagtgattgtagataggccattagtgggaattgcgcaatatcGACGTtacaaaatggtgggttttgTGGTATTTAGCATAAATCATAGTAAACCATTGTTACACATGATCATTGTTTCACTAAGCAACCACTGATACAGTTGACATTCTGGAGAATGTTACATTGGCGACGAggatgaaaaacagaaaatttcttggaaaatagtgaaaatttgcAGTGTTTTACAAGATCataaaaagaaattttacaaGAAACTTTTGATGGTGTTGGAAGACATGGTGTTTGAAAGTACCATTTGCTGTAACCTGctgaaattgaaatgaaaagagGTGCTTCAATTTATACTTAAAAACAAGAGGTATTGATTTCATGAAACGGCGAGACTCCGGTCTACCGGGGTTGAAACGATCAGTTTGTTTGACCTCAATTGTCGAGACTCCAGTCTGACAAGAAAATCGATGAGACTCCGGTCTGTCGGGACTGGAA harbors:
- the LOC120412796 gene encoding CBY1-interacting BAR domain-containing protein 1 — encoded protein: MLRHNNTSTLLCEEQSKFILDRISTVEKHFGELCGAFAEFTRKLARLRDKSDELAHVTQDYSGSEKYNKSLATGLSSLSKAITLIGDFQDLEVKRLENRIVSELSQYEIVCKHCKDSVKDAIVVRDKELAKRKQLDQARARNNRGKKTAKDAELMKSNLEVTKSLKEMEEIVSKFEKQKLLDLKNLLMDFVMIELKFHSNAIEVLSATYQDISDIDENRDYQGVHKELKRQNRQFKKYLQQDELSERYFLQRIKSQSMGALSSMFAATGSSGGGRRNKSLSSNSLNSSQEQEEEASVPPKDPLQILASGSKHKGGSSGGGVGKRGKSLRRSTDSLDSPKRDLSEDSNTSTDDSDSDTETDSGTDDSVEKPSQKKQQQTKPTKVDPKFTIIKLKDYNN